In Carya illinoinensis cultivar Pawnee chromosome 7, C.illinoinensisPawnee_v1, whole genome shotgun sequence, the following are encoded in one genomic region:
- the LOC122316664 gene encoding putative DUF21 domain-containing protein At1g03270 isoform X2 gives MLLLNALTLVRTMFRTSDIVLESEDIPFGTPWWFIYAVFSCLLVLFAGIMSGLTLGLMSLGPVELEILQRSGTPTEKKQAAAILPVVQKQHQLLVTLLLCNACAMEALPIYLDKIFHPFVAVLLSVTFVLAFGEVIPQAICSRYGLSVGANFVRLVRVLMIICYPIAYPIGKILDAVLGHNDALFRRAQLKALVSIHSKEAGKGGELTHDETTIISGALDLTEKTAEEAMTPIESTFSLDVNSKLDWEAIGKILARGHSRVPVYSGNTKNIIGLLLVKSLLTVRAETETPVSAVSIRRVPRYAFV, from the exons ATGCTATTACTGAACGCCCTCACCCTAGTTCGGACCATGTTCAGGACCAGCGACATCGTTTTAGAGTCGGAGGACATTCCGTTTGGGACTCCTTGGTGGTTTATCTACGCCGTTTTCTCGTGCCTGCTCGTCCTCTTTGCCGGCATCATGTCTGGCCTCACTTTGGGCCTAATGTCATTGGGCCCCGTCGAGCTCGAGATCCTCCAGCGTAGTGGCACCCCCACCGAGAAGAAACAAGCTG CTGCTATTTTACCGGTGGTGCAAAAGCAGCACCAACTTCTTGTTACTTTGCTTCTGTGTAATGCTTGCGCTATGGAG GCCCTTCCTATATACCTGGATAAGATTTTTCACCCCTTCGTTGCTGTTTTGCTGTCTGTAACTTTTGTTCTGGCTTTTGGAGAG GTTATACCGCAAGCAATATGCTCAAGATACGGACTCTCTGTGGGTGCAAACTTTGTGCGGCTTGTTCGTGTTCTGATGATCATCTGTTATCCAATTGCTTACCCTATTGGAAAG ATTCTGGATGCTGTACTTGGACATAATGATGCTCTGTTCAGACGAGCTCAGTTGAAAGCCCTTGTCTCTATCCACAGCAAGGAG GCTGGCAAGGGTGGCGAACTCACACATGATGAGACAACAATTATCAGTGGAGCACTAGATTTGACTGAAAAG ACTGCAGAGGAGGCTATGACACCAATAGAATCAACATTTTCTTTGGATGTTAATTCGAAACTGGACTG GGAAGCAATTGGGAAAATTCTTGCGCGAGGTCATAGTCGTGTCCCCGTATATTCTGGAAATACGAAAAATATTATTGGTCTCTTGCTG GTGAAAAGTCTCCTCACAGTGCGAGCAGAAACAGAAACTCCAGTCAGCGCTGTTTCCATTCGAAGAGTTCCTAG ATATGCCTTTGTATGA
- the LOC122316664 gene encoding putative DUF21 domain-containing protein At1g03270 isoform X3, producing the protein MLLLNALTLVRTMFRTSDIVLESEDIPFGTPWWFIYAVFSCLLVLFAGIMSGLTLGLMSLGPVELEILQRSGTPTEKKQAAAILPVVQKQHQLLVTLLLCNACAMEALPIYLDKIFHPFVAVLLSVTFVLAFGEVIPQAICSRYGLSVGANFVRLVRVLMIICYPIAYPIGKILDAVLGHNDALFRRAQLKALVSIHSKEAGKGGELTHDETTIISGALDLTEKTAEEAMTPIESTFSLDVNSKLDWEAIGKILARGHSRVPVYSGNTKNIIGLLLVKSLLTVRAETETPVSAVSIRRVPRVPSDMPLYDILNEFQKGSSHMAAVVKVKGKSKNPHPVVEGEKFEEGKVANGNSQLTSPLLTGNDEKSERVVVDIEKPLRPITNRPNVQHNGVATNCMFHLSEDIEDGEVIGIITLEDVFEELLQEEIVDETDVYVDVHKRIRVAAAVSSLTRPPSNRRLTGQKPAVSSEDESHTMKFSGNSGEPLGMER; encoded by the exons ATGCTATTACTGAACGCCCTCACCCTAGTTCGGACCATGTTCAGGACCAGCGACATCGTTTTAGAGTCGGAGGACATTCCGTTTGGGACTCCTTGGTGGTTTATCTACGCCGTTTTCTCGTGCCTGCTCGTCCTCTTTGCCGGCATCATGTCTGGCCTCACTTTGGGCCTAATGTCATTGGGCCCCGTCGAGCTCGAGATCCTCCAGCGTAGTGGCACCCCCACCGAGAAGAAACAAGCTG CTGCTATTTTACCGGTGGTGCAAAAGCAGCACCAACTTCTTGTTACTTTGCTTCTGTGTAATGCTTGCGCTATGGAG GCCCTTCCTATATACCTGGATAAGATTTTTCACCCCTTCGTTGCTGTTTTGCTGTCTGTAACTTTTGTTCTGGCTTTTGGAGAG GTTATACCGCAAGCAATATGCTCAAGATACGGACTCTCTGTGGGTGCAAACTTTGTGCGGCTTGTTCGTGTTCTGATGATCATCTGTTATCCAATTGCTTACCCTATTGGAAAG ATTCTGGATGCTGTACTTGGACATAATGATGCTCTGTTCAGACGAGCTCAGTTGAAAGCCCTTGTCTCTATCCACAGCAAGGAG GCTGGCAAGGGTGGCGAACTCACACATGATGAGACAACAATTATCAGTGGAGCACTAGATTTGACTGAAAAG ACTGCAGAGGAGGCTATGACACCAATAGAATCAACATTTTCTTTGGATGTTAATTCGAAACTGGACTG GGAAGCAATTGGGAAAATTCTTGCGCGAGGTCATAGTCGTGTCCCCGTATATTCTGGAAATACGAAAAATATTATTGGTCTCTTGCTG GTGAAAAGTCTCCTCACAGTGCGAGCAGAAACAGAAACTCCAGTCAGCGCTGTTTCCATTCGAAGAGTTCCTAG GGTTCCATCAGATATGCCTTTGTATGATATCCTCAATGAGTTTCAAAAGGGTAGCAGTCATATGGCAGCTGTAGTGAAGGTAAAAGGAAAGAGCAAGAACCCTCATCCTGTAGTTGAAGGGGAGAAATTTGAGGAGGGTAAAGTTGCGAATGGAAATTCTCAACTGACTAGCCCCTTGCTAACTGGCAATGATGAGAAATCAGAAAGAGTTGTCGTTGACATTGAGAAACCTCTGAGGCCTATCACAAACAGACCCAATGTTCAACACAATGGTGTTGCCACAAACTGCATGTTCCATTTATCTGAGGATATTGAAGATGGGGAAGTAATTGGTATTATTACTCTGGAGGATGTTTTTGAAGAGCTTCTACAA GAGGAAATTGTAGATGAGACAGATGTTTATGTTGATGTACATAAAAG GATACGTGTGGCTGCAGCTGTTTCATCTTTGACACGGCCTCCATCAAATCGGAGGTTGACTGGTCAAAAACCTGCTGTGAG CTCGGAGGATGAGTCCCATACAATGAAGTTTTCGGGGAATTCAGGAGAGCCTCTTGGCATGGAGAGATGA
- the LOC122316664 gene encoding putative DUF21 domain-containing protein At1g03270 isoform X1, whose product MLLLNALTLVRTMFRTSDIVLESEDIPFGTPWWFIYAVFSCLLVLFAGIMSGLTLGLMSLGPVELEILQRSGTPTEKKQAAAILPVVQKQHQLLVTLLLCNACAMEALPIYLDKIFHPFVAVLLSVTFVLAFGEVIPQAICSRYGLSVGANFVRLVRVLMIICYPIAYPIGKILDAVLGHNDALFRRAQLKALVSIHSKEAGKGGELTHDETTIISGALDLTEKTAEEAMTPIESTFSLDVNSKLDWEAIGKILARGHSRVPVYSGNTKNIIGLLLVKSLLTVRAETETPVSAVSIRRVPRVPSDMPLYDILNEFQKGSSHMAAVVKVKGKSKNPHPVVEGEKFEEGKVANGNSQLTSPLLTGNDEKSERVVVDIEKPLRPITNRPNVQHNGVATNCMFHLSEDIEDGEVIGIITLEDVFEELLQEEIVDETDVYVDVHKRIRVAAAVSSLTRPPSNRRLTGQKPAGGQSRQGQTRKKFVDDDSPLSRRMSPIQ is encoded by the exons ATGCTATTACTGAACGCCCTCACCCTAGTTCGGACCATGTTCAGGACCAGCGACATCGTTTTAGAGTCGGAGGACATTCCGTTTGGGACTCCTTGGTGGTTTATCTACGCCGTTTTCTCGTGCCTGCTCGTCCTCTTTGCCGGCATCATGTCTGGCCTCACTTTGGGCCTAATGTCATTGGGCCCCGTCGAGCTCGAGATCCTCCAGCGTAGTGGCACCCCCACCGAGAAGAAACAAGCTG CTGCTATTTTACCGGTGGTGCAAAAGCAGCACCAACTTCTTGTTACTTTGCTTCTGTGTAATGCTTGCGCTATGGAG GCCCTTCCTATATACCTGGATAAGATTTTTCACCCCTTCGTTGCTGTTTTGCTGTCTGTAACTTTTGTTCTGGCTTTTGGAGAG GTTATACCGCAAGCAATATGCTCAAGATACGGACTCTCTGTGGGTGCAAACTTTGTGCGGCTTGTTCGTGTTCTGATGATCATCTGTTATCCAATTGCTTACCCTATTGGAAAG ATTCTGGATGCTGTACTTGGACATAATGATGCTCTGTTCAGACGAGCTCAGTTGAAAGCCCTTGTCTCTATCCACAGCAAGGAG GCTGGCAAGGGTGGCGAACTCACACATGATGAGACAACAATTATCAGTGGAGCACTAGATTTGACTGAAAAG ACTGCAGAGGAGGCTATGACACCAATAGAATCAACATTTTCTTTGGATGTTAATTCGAAACTGGACTG GGAAGCAATTGGGAAAATTCTTGCGCGAGGTCATAGTCGTGTCCCCGTATATTCTGGAAATACGAAAAATATTATTGGTCTCTTGCTG GTGAAAAGTCTCCTCACAGTGCGAGCAGAAACAGAAACTCCAGTCAGCGCTGTTTCCATTCGAAGAGTTCCTAG GGTTCCATCAGATATGCCTTTGTATGATATCCTCAATGAGTTTCAAAAGGGTAGCAGTCATATGGCAGCTGTAGTGAAGGTAAAAGGAAAGAGCAAGAACCCTCATCCTGTAGTTGAAGGGGAGAAATTTGAGGAGGGTAAAGTTGCGAATGGAAATTCTCAACTGACTAGCCCCTTGCTAACTGGCAATGATGAGAAATCAGAAAGAGTTGTCGTTGACATTGAGAAACCTCTGAGGCCTATCACAAACAGACCCAATGTTCAACACAATGGTGTTGCCACAAACTGCATGTTCCATTTATCTGAGGATATTGAAGATGGGGAAGTAATTGGTATTATTACTCTGGAGGATGTTTTTGAAGAGCTTCTACAA GAGGAAATTGTAGATGAGACAGATGTTTATGTTGATGTACATAAAAG GATACGTGTGGCTGCAGCTGTTTCATCTTTGACACGGCCTCCATCAAATCGGAGGTTGACTGGTCAAAAACCTGCT GGAGGTCAAAGTAGGCAAGGACAAACCCGAAAGAAGTTTGTGGATGATGATTCTCCTCTTTCTCGGAGGATGAGTCCCATACAATGA
- the LOC122316275 gene encoding uncharacterized protein LOC122316275 produces MEGRQETVEGVWLAMRAWLRSILERMKTKGPVSSLDLATFEVLEFGLDTNLEAELRALLEGIKLCKELGLTQVEIECDSKIVVEWVRAKHCTLWYLQNFWEKFIAVANGISFSISHQFREGNMVADFLARNGETGCSRRYEVLELLPKELKGILRLEKLDLPYIRV; encoded by the exons ATGGAGGGAAGACAGGAAACTGTGGAAGGGGTTTGGCTTGCAATGAGGGCATGGCTTAGAAGCATTTTGGAAAGAATGAAAACAAAGGGACCGGTTTCTAGCTTGGATTTGGCAACGTTTGAAGTGCTGGAG TTTGGACTGGACACTAACTTAGAAGCCGAGTTGAGGGCATTACTAGAAGGAATAAAGTTGTGCAAAGAGTTGGGTTTGACGCAAGTGGAGATTGAATGTGACTCAAAAATTGTGGTCGAGTGGGTTCGAGCCAAACATTGTACACTTTGgtatttgcaaaatttttgggAGAAGTTTATTGCTGTAGCAAATGGCATATCCTTTTCTATCTCTCATCAGTTTAGAGAAGGGAACATGGTTGCTGATTTTTTGGCAAGGAATGGAGAGACAGGGTGTAGCAGGAGGTATGAGGTTTTGGAATTGCTTCCTAAGGAGCTGAAGGGAATTTTACGGTTGGAGAAGTTGGATTTGCCTTACATTCGTGTTTAG